A genomic region of Glycine max cultivar Williams 82 chromosome 15, Glycine_max_v4.0, whole genome shotgun sequence contains the following coding sequences:
- the LOC100777151 gene encoding enhancer of mRNA-decapping protein 4, translating to MASSGNPNPQLQQPQQQQNFDFNKLFKAPTTSSPSTSTSPSIPNPSNLNSSPSFPAPSPSTPPPSSYPTPSSSYPPPTGTYPYHHPHFLPYPALHHHQQQHQEHPLILHHLPQMHAPQRPPIFQPSPSSPHLPSSPNPPTGARLMALLGTQNPPSNQEPSLAYSSPSATVPSPVVSDFSVPPNPSGLPSTQPSGSPVNLASPQSTPTRMLSTKMPKGRHLIGEHAVYDIDVRVPGEVQPQLEVTPITKYASDPGLVLGRQIAVNKSYICYGLKLGAIRVLNINTALRYLLRGHTQRVTDMAFFAEDLHLLASASTDGRIFIWKIKEGPDEDDKPQITGKVILALQILGESESVHPRVCWHPHKQEILMVAIGNRILKIDSMRAGKGETFSAEEPLKCSIDKLIDGVQLVGKHDGNVTELSMCQWMKSRLASASADGTVKIWEERKATPLAVIRPHDGKPVNSVTFLTAPHRPEHIVLITAGPLNQEVKIWVSDNEEGWLLPSDSESWNCIQTLDIRSSSEANPEDAFFNQVVALSRAGLYLLANAKKNTIYAVHIEYGSNPTATRMDYIAEFTVTMPILSLTGTSDSLPDGEHIVQIYCVQTQAIQQYGLNLSQCLPPPLDNVEHEKTESNLSRAFDALDGSMETGNMPQVLSGSSESAPVVSAAMNLPSSDISGLPEASISSDSETKSNDLPPRNGFEHIHTAPPPLPQSPRLSQKLSGLQNSSNNLETSSTSADHSSEQTNLDSSAERRVESEKDMADVPGSGDNLRKDDKVVNNDVSVVSNTSTTYKHPTHLVTPSEIFSNASLSSDTSHTSQGMNVQDVAAHRDAENSEVDVKVVGERGSILENTEYERDRDLHTNVAEKKEKLFYSQASDLGIQMARETYNIEGARQADNIKTIDAPDQSGNSVEEEVQDTRKDLPANISESETVAAAVQSPAPSAKGKRQKGKNSHVSGASSTSPSPFNSTDSSNDQGGNSGGSSMEPALPQLSAMQEMMSQLLSMHKEMQKQMNAMVSAPVTKEGKRLEGSLGRNMEKVVKAHTDALWARLQEENAKQEKLERDRTQQITNLISNYVNKDMVSILEKIIKKEISSIGTTITRSISQVIEKTISSAITESFQKGVGDKALNQLEKSVSSKLEATVARQIQAQFQTSGKQALQEALKTSVEASVVPAFEMSCKAMFEQIDVAFQNGLGKHTTAIQQQFDSTHSPLAMTLRDTINSASSITQTLSGQLADGQRKLLAIATNSKVAADPFVAQINNGLHEMTEDPTKELSRLISEGKFEEAFTGALHRSDVSIVSWLCSQVDLTGILAMVPLPLSQGVLLSLLQQLSCDINTETPKKLAWMTDVAAAINPADPRIAAHVQRILDQVSRTLGHYRTLPTTSPSEASTIRLLMHVINSVLLSCK from the exons ATGGCTTCATCTGGGAATCCAAATCCACAGCTGCAgcaaccacaacaacaacaaaattttgatttcaataaGCTTTTCAAAGCACCAACAACATCATcaccatcaacatcaacatcacccTCTATccctaacccttcaaatttGAACTCTTCACCATCATTCCCTGCTCCTTCTCCTTCCACACCCCCTCCTTCTTCCTACCCTACCCCTTCTTCCTCTTACCCTCCACCAACTGGCACATACCCTTATCACCATCCTCACTTTCTCCCCTATCCAGCCCttcaccaccaccaacaacaacaccaagaacaccctcttatcCTTCACCATCTTCCCCAAATGCATGCCCCTCAAAGACCCCCTATTTTTCAACCGTCTCCCTCCTCACCACACCTTCCTTCATCCCCCAATCCCCCCACTGGTGCACGCCTCATGGCTTTGTTGGGCACCCAAAACCCTCCCTCCAATCAGGAACCATCGCTTGCGTATTCATCTCCCTCTGCCACAGTCCCATCACCTGTGGTTTCTGATTTCTCAGTGCCACCAAACCCTTCAGGGTTGCCCTCCACACAGCCCTCAGGCTCTCCTGTGAATCTGGCTAGTCCGCAGTCCACACCAACCAGGATGCTCAGCACCAAGATGCCGAAGGGGCGCCACTTGATCGGAGAGCATGCTGTGTATGACATTGATGTGAGGGTCCCTGGTGAGGTGCAGCCTCAGCTTGAAGTCACTCCAATCACCAAGTATGCCTCGGATCCCGGCCTCGTGCTCGGCCGCCAAATCGCGGTGAATAAGTCTTACATATGCTATGGACTCAAACTCGGGGCCATCCGGGTCCTTAATATCAATACTGCATTGAGATATCTGCTTCGAGGCCATACTCAG AGAGTAACAGACATGGCTTTCTTCgctgaggatcttcacctgttGGCTAG TGCTAGCACGGATGGGAGAATATTTATATGGAAAATCAAGGAGGGCCCTGATGAGGACGACAAGCCTCAAATTACTGGAAAAGTTATCCTAGCACTTCAAATATTAGGAGAGAGTGAGTCAGTTCATCCACGAGTATGCTGGCATCCCCACAAACAA GAGATTTTAATGGTTGCTATTGGAAACCGTATTCTCAAAATTGACAGCATGAGAGCTGGAAAAGGTGAAACATTTTCTGCAGAGGAGCCTCTCAAATGTTCCATTGATAAGTTGATTGACGGGGTGCAACTTGTTGGTAAGCATGATGGCAATGTCACCGAGTTGTCAATGTGCCAATGGATGAAGAGTCGATTAGCTTCAGCATCAGCTGACGGCACG GTGAAGATATGGGAAGAACGTAAGGCAACACCACTTGCTGTTATAAGACCACATGATGGTAAACCTGTTAATTCTGTGACGTTCTTGACTGCGCCTCACCGCCCTGAGCACATTGTTCTTATCACAGCG GGGCCACTAAATCAGGAAGTGAAGATATGGGTTTCTGATAATGAGGAAGGCTGGCTATTGCCTAGTGATTCTGAGTCATGGAATTGTATTCAGACTCTGGATATAAGAAGTTCGTCTGAAGCCAACCCTGAAGATGCATTCTTTAATCAAGTTGTAGCATTGTCCCGTGCTGGTCTGTATCTGCTTGCAAATGCCaagaaaaatacaatatatGCTGTTCACATAGAGTATGGATCCAATCCAACTGCTACCCGCATGGATTACATTGCTGAGTTCACAGTCACAATGCCTATATTAAGTCTTACTGGAACTAGTGATAGTTTACCAGATGGTGAGCATATAGTACAGATATATTGTGTCCAAACACAAGCTATTCAACAGTATGGACTCAATTTGTCACAATGTTTGCCTCCACCCCTGGACAATGTTGAGCATGAGAAAACAGAATCCAATTTATCTCGTGCTTTTGATGCTTTGGATGGATCTATGGAAACTGGAAATATGCCACAAGTTCTTTCTGGCAGTTCTGAAAGTGCTCCTGTCGTGAGCGCTGCTATGAATTTGCCTTCATCAGATATTTCTGGGTTACCTGAAGCTTCTATATCTTCAGATTCAGAGACCAAGTCAAATGATTTACCTCCTCGTAATGGTTTTGAACATATCCACACTGCTCCACCTCCACTTCCTCAGAGTCCAAGATTGTCCCAGAAGTTATCTGGTttacaaaattcatcaaataATTTAGAGACTAGTTCAACAAGTGCTGATCACAGCAGTGAACAGACAAATCTTGATTCTTCAGCTGAACGGAGAGTAGAATCTGAAAAAGATATGGCAGATGTACCTGGATCAGGTGACAATTTGCGAAAGGATGATAAAGTTGTTAATAATGATGTTTCTGTGGTTTCTAATACCTCTACAACATATAAGCACCCAACCCATTTGGTAACTCCATCTGAGATATTCTCTAATGCTTCTTTATCTTCTGATACTTCCCATACTTCTCAAGGTATGAACGTTCAAGATGTGGCTGCCCATAGagatgcagaaaactctgaagTAGATGTTAAAGTTGTTGGGGAGAGAGGTTCTATTCTAGAAAATACTGAGTATGAAAGAGACAGAGACTTGCACACGAATGTTGCTGAGAAGAAAGAGAAGTTATTCTATTCTCAGGCCTCCGATCTGGGTATTCAGATGGCTAGAGAGACCTATAACATAGAGGGAGCTCGTCAAGCTGATAATATTAAGACCATCGATGCACCTGATCAAAGTGGTAACTCTGTTGAGGAAGAAGTTCAAGACACAAGAAAGGATTTACCTGCAAACATCAGTGAATCAGAAACTGTGGCTGCTGCTGTGCAATCTCCTGCACCTTCTGCAAAAGGTAAaagacaaaaaggaaaaaattctCACGTGTCTGGTGCATCTTCCACTTCTCCCAGTCCTTTTAACTCAACAGATTCATCAAATGATCAAGGTGGCAATTCAGGAGGGTCATCCATGGAGCCTGCTTTACCACAGTTATCTGCTATGCAGGAGATGATGAGCCAG TTATTAAGCATGCATAAAGAAATGCAAAAGCAGATGAATGCAATGGTTTCTGCCCCAGTTACTAAGGAAGGCAAAAGATTGGAAGGATCCTTGGGTCGAAACATGGAGAAAGTTGTCAAGGCTCACACTGATGCTTTGTGGGCTCGATTGCAAGAAGAAAATGCAAAGCAAGAGAAGTTAGAGCGAGACCGTACACAGCAAATAACAAATTTGATCTCCAATTATGTAAACAAGGATATGGTATCTATATTGGAGAAAATCATTAAGAAGGAAATATCTTCGATTGGAACAACCATTACTCGTTCAATTAGTCAAgttatagagaaaacaatatCATCAGCTATTACAGAATCATTCCAG AAGGGGGTGGGAGACAAGGCATTGAATCAGCTAGAAAAATCAGTTAGTTCAAAACTTGAAGCTACAGTGGCTAGGCAGATACAGGCACAATTTCAAACCTCTGGCAAGCAAGCTCTTCAG GAAGCACTCAAGACTAGTGTGGAAGCTTCAGTCGTTCCCGCATTTGAGATGTCTTGCAAGGCTATGTTTGAGCAAATTGATGTTGCATTTCAAAATGGACTTGGGAAGCACACAACTGCTATTCAACAGCAGTTCGATTCTACTCATTCTCCACTAGCCATGACTTTGAGG GATACAATTAATTCAGCATCATCAATCACCCAAACTTTGAGTGGACAATTGGCTGATGGCCAACGTAAACTGTTAGCAATTGCAACTAACTCCAAAGTAGCTGCAGATCCCTTTGTAGCACAAATCAACAATGGCTTGCATGAGATG ACTGAGGATCCTACCAAAGAATTATCAAGGTTGATAAGTGAGGGCAAATTTGAGGAAGCATTTACGGGAGCCCTTCATAGAAGTGACGTTTCGATAGTTTCTTGGTTATGTTCTCAG GTTGATTTAACTGGTATTTTGGCAATGGTGCCACTGCCATTAAGCCAAGGAGTGCTTCTGTCTCTTCTACAACAGTTGTCCTGTGACATCAATACAGAGACACCCAAAAAATTGGCATGGATGACAGACGTGGCTGCTGCTATAAACCCAGCAGATCCAAGGATTGCAGCACATGTGCAGCGAATATTAGATCAAGTGTCCCGAACACTGGGCCATTATCGGACTTTACCAACTACCTCCCCTTCTGAAGCGAGCACAATCCGCCTTCTCATGCATGTCATAAACTCGGTGTTGTTGAGCTGTAAATGA
- the LOC102668673 gene encoding uncharacterized protein, producing the protein MERRKNKRAREDDGVEIESSFENYNNNIAKKEKNEVEEKDCSKAWDYSHLTMGVFDFPWMKDGVISKSYECLDFEDDSWSSLERQETLFKASGIDFSEEYGLCETPEASMAHIQEAKLVEDMWKPFESNGLELEAEDGDCIWSFLLNKPL; encoded by the coding sequence ATGGAACGGAGGAAGAATAAGAGAGCAAGAGAAGATGATGGAGTTGAGATTGAGTCTTCTTTTGAGAATTATAACAACAATATTGCAAAGAAGGAGAAGAATGAAGTGGAGGAGAAAGACTGTTCCAAGGCATGGGATTACTCCCATTTGACAATGGGAGTGTTTGATTTCCCTTGGATGAAGGATGGTGTCATATCCAAATCATATGAATGCTTGGATTTTGAAGACGATTCCTGGTCATCTCTAGAACGCCAAGAGACTTTATTCAAAGCTTCAGGTATTGATTTCTCTGAGGAGTATGGCTTGTGTGAAACTCCAGAGGCATCAATGGCTCATATTCAAGAAGCCAAGTTGGTTGAGGATATGTGGAAGCCATTTGAGAGTAATGGGTTGGAGCTGGAGGCGGAAGATGGAGATTGTATTTGGAGCTTTCTGCTCAATAAGCCTCTTTGA
- the LOC100784816 gene encoding ras-related protein RABB1c yields the protein MSYAYLFKYIIIGDTGVGKSCLLLQFTDKRFQPVHDLTIGVEFGARMITIDNKPIKLQIWDTAGQESFRSITRSYYRGAAGALLVYDITRRETFNHLASWLEDARQHANANMTIMLIGNKCDLAHRRAVSTEEGEQFAKEHGLIFMEASAKTAQNVEEAFIKTAATIYKKIQDGVFDVSNESYGIKVGYGGIPGPSGGRDGPSASAGGCCS from the exons ATGTCTTACGCTTATCTCTTCAAATACATCATCATCGGTGACACCG GAGTTGGGAAGTCTTGTCTTCTACTTCAATTCACGGACAAGCGCTTTCAGCCCGTCCATGACTTGACCATCGGTGTTGAATTTGGTGCCAGGATGATCACAATTGATAACAAGCCAATCAAGTTGCAAATTTGGGATACG GCTGGTCAAGAATCATTCAGATCTATTACAAGGTCTTATTATAGAGGGGCTGCAGGTGCACTGCTTGTTTATGATATAACCAG GAGGGAGACATTTAATCACTTGGCTAGCTGGTTGGAAGATGCAAGACAGCATGCAAATGCAAATATGACTATTATGCTGATTGGCAACAAGTGTGATCTTGCTCATAGAAGGGCCGTAAGCACGGAGGAAGGCGAGCAATTTGCAAAGGAGCATGGGTTGATCTTTATGGAGGCCTCTGCAAAAACTGCTCAGAATGTTGAAGAG GCATTCATAAAAACAGCTGCAACCATATACAAAAAGATTCAAGATGGAGTTTTTGATGTATCAAATGAG TCTTATGGAATAAAAGTAGGATATGGTGGAATTCCTGGACCTTCTGGAGGTAGGGATGGCCCTTCTGCTTCGGCTGGAGGCTGCTGCAGTTGA